A part of Pseudoalteromonas arctica A 37-1-2 genomic DNA contains:
- a CDS encoding putative bifunctional diguanylate cyclase/phosphodiesterase, giving the protein MAESTFSGYELMKVISPVTAIASLLIAVALATIKKLSLNKKKYCILIAIVTALCFLFIQFSFLFHMKVNLDLGRLDNNPFTLSLCAIFIFTCFSAITIKAFHKNIQINEMKKIKLVVFIVVLIGSTVWHQSSLNLVKTQDTNAREKIHLMETMINRSLISQKKALARIKSRVEKVRFEDFMRLINIDSKNYISDYNIIKGILVLDSELNYISGDNFSSSFYLNGMLDKPTIRSWIKRDVEEVQFAANSLTLDSDIPILMFLASIKLADQSHFYIVNLLDMNLLLEKSYLKYLSQYDTYLELTPNIYFSIDYKNETQVDLNNLTSRYNHFITEKINVMDLVEHNVYTFINDYKAIHIDTIIEQLILWLTFLFTFIFVLVADSSRVLEFKERHDELTGLLRLKALEEEFLKLWSVRGYSDFSVVIIKLDFFEEIHNSLGYETSDKILKKASEKISKNIDNQVLISKGINDSFVLYFTNTSPATLEQKIEALIVDLSKAYCIDTFEFNLTASAGVVHYQTSELFDFKLNLQQANIALEKSIDLGGNQVHFYHQSMDDKHNEIVTIRNNLHIALKNNELEVFYQPIHNLNGNQIIGVEALVRWSCNDEWISPAKFIPVAETTGQIVQVGKQVLDKVLHDIKKYSQLQNITVAVNFSTKQIIKDNFLIDLLYLLTQNNITYNNFTVEVTESSFQEKTSIEKTLRELINSGLNVAIDDFGTGFSSLSYLANQPANIIKIDREFTLGAYKDTKERKLLDTIIKVCYDLGKKVVVEGVEDEKLITHLSRYKDIRIQGYFFSKPLPVDQLIEYIRDAQY; this is encoded by the coding sequence ATGGCTGAGTCTACTTTTTCTGGGTATGAATTAATGAAGGTAATAAGCCCTGTAACGGCCATAGCCTCATTGTTAATTGCAGTCGCCCTAGCAACAATAAAAAAATTGAGCCTAAACAAGAAGAAGTATTGCATTCTAATAGCTATAGTTACTGCGCTGTGTTTTCTATTTATTCAGTTTTCTTTTTTATTTCACATGAAGGTTAATTTAGATCTTGGGAGACTTGATAACAACCCATTTACTTTATCATTGTGCGCAATTTTTATTTTTACTTGCTTTTCAGCGATTACTATCAAAGCTTTTCATAAAAATATACAAATAAATGAAATGAAAAAAATAAAATTAGTTGTATTCATAGTTGTATTAATCGGTTCGACTGTGTGGCATCAATCTTCTCTAAATCTAGTCAAAACCCAAGATACTAATGCAAGAGAAAAAATACACTTAATGGAAACAATGATAAACCGCTCTCTGATTTCACAGAAAAAGGCTCTAGCTAGAATAAAAAGCAGAGTAGAAAAAGTGAGGTTTGAAGATTTCATGCGTCTAATTAATATAGACTCAAAAAATTATATTAGTGATTATAATATTATCAAAGGTATTTTAGTTCTTGATAGCGAACTAAATTACATTTCAGGTGATAATTTTTCTAGTAGTTTTTACTTAAATGGAATGCTAGATAAACCTACAATAAGATCATGGATTAAAAGGGATGTAGAGGAGGTCCAATTTGCAGCTAACTCATTAACCCTAGACTCAGATATACCCATTCTGATGTTTTTAGCTTCTATTAAACTTGCGGATCAGAGTCATTTTTATATAGTAAACTTACTAGATATGAATTTGTTATTAGAGAAAAGTTATTTAAAATATCTTAGCCAATATGATACATATCTAGAGTTAACTCCAAATATATACTTTTCAATAGATTATAAAAATGAAACTCAGGTTGATTTGAACAACCTAACTAGCCGTTATAACCACTTTATTACTGAAAAAATAAATGTGATGGATTTAGTTGAACATAATGTCTATACCTTTATCAATGACTACAAAGCAATACACATTGACACAATAATTGAGCAGTTAATATTATGGCTTACCTTCCTATTTACATTCATCTTTGTACTGGTTGCTGATTCATCAAGAGTCTTGGAATTTAAGGAAAGACATGATGAATTAACAGGTTTATTGAGACTGAAAGCCTTGGAGGAAGAGTTTTTAAAGCTTTGGTCGGTAAGAGGTTACAGTGATTTTTCAGTCGTCATAATCAAACTAGATTTTTTTGAAGAGATACATAACTCTTTAGGTTACGAAACCAGTGATAAAATTCTGAAAAAAGCTTCAGAAAAAATAAGCAAAAATATTGATAACCAAGTATTAATCTCTAAAGGAATAAACGATAGCTTTGTTTTATATTTTACTAATACTTCACCGGCTACTCTTGAGCAAAAGATTGAGGCTTTAATAGTGGACTTATCCAAAGCGTACTGCATTGATACTTTTGAATTCAACCTTACTGCAAGCGCTGGAGTGGTACATTATCAAACTTCCGAGCTATTTGATTTTAAGCTAAACCTTCAGCAAGCAAATATAGCTCTTGAAAAATCTATAGATCTTGGAGGTAACCAAGTACACTTTTATCATCAATCAATGGATGATAAACACAACGAAATAGTTACTATCCGAAATAACTTACACATAGCACTAAAGAACAACGAATTAGAAGTATTCTACCAACCTATACATAACTTGAACGGAAACCAAATTATAGGAGTTGAAGCTCTAGTTAGGTGGTCTTGTAACGATGAATGGATCTCTCCAGCAAAGTTCATACCTGTAGCAGAGACTACTGGTCAAATAGTTCAAGTAGGCAAGCAAGTTTTAGATAAAGTCCTTCACGATATAAAAAAATACTCACAACTGCAAAATATAACCGTAGCAGTTAACTTTTCAACCAAGCAGATTATTAAAGACAATTTTTTGATAGACTTACTCTATTTGCTTACTCAAAATAACATCACGTATAACAATTTTACGGTTGAAGTCACGGAGTCCTCCTTTCAAGAAAAAACATCAATAGAGAAAACATTACGTGAGTTAATTAATTCAGGTTTAAATGTTGCTATAGACGATTTTGGTACTGGCTTTTCGAGTTTGTCATACCTTGCTAATCAGCCTGCAAACATTATTAAAATTGATCGAGAGTTTACCCTTGGAGCCTATAAAGATACGAAAGAAAGGAAGCTTTTAGATACCATTATTAAAGTTTGTTATGACTTAGGTAAAAAAGTGGTAGTGGAGGGTGTTGAAGATGAAAAGCTAATTACACATTTATCTAGATATAAAGATATTAGGATCCAAGGATACTTTTTCTCAAAGCCACTTCCAGTTGACCAACTTATTGAATATATTAGAGACGCACAATACTAA
- a CDS encoding LacI family DNA-binding transcriptional regulator, with product MVTIKQVAVHAGVSFKTVSRVVNHDPTVKNINREKVLKAIKELGYRPNRAASLTRRKNSNIYAIIADELLSVPYTFDIIRGAQEIAWQKNKELLILNVNETQASIDRAIESLLEYRVEGVIYSAMYHRQVSIADELKKIPTILANCFPASNNFPCVVPDEQQAGEDITDALIRKGYRRIAFLNLNEHIIAAKGRKQGVINSFQKHGLPLDDLLIESVIIGQADGSEISTSRESAARVIDEFKPDAIICGQDPMALEIYFVVHDKGMIVGKDIGIASFDDWGSIPQLLQPNLTTMALPHHAMGRWAMEYLIEQRTDIVHHSLPFNLIARDSF from the coding sequence ATGGTTACAATAAAGCAAGTCGCTGTCCACGCAGGTGTTTCATTTAAAACTGTATCGCGAGTCGTCAATCATGATCCAACAGTAAAAAATATTAACCGCGAGAAGGTTCTTAAAGCTATAAAAGAATTAGGTTATCGTCCTAATCGTGCGGCAAGTTTAACGCGACGTAAAAACTCAAACATTTACGCAATTATTGCTGATGAACTGCTTAGTGTTCCTTATACTTTTGATATTATACGCGGTGCCCAAGAAATTGCGTGGCAGAAAAATAAAGAACTGTTAATCCTCAATGTTAACGAAACCCAAGCGAGTATAGACAGAGCTATCGAAAGCCTTTTAGAGTATCGCGTAGAGGGCGTTATATATTCAGCAATGTATCATCGCCAAGTTTCGATCGCTGATGAACTAAAAAAAATACCAACAATTTTAGCGAACTGTTTTCCTGCTTCAAATAACTTTCCTTGCGTAGTACCTGATGAACAGCAAGCCGGTGAAGATATTACTGATGCATTAATACGCAAAGGCTATCGCCGAATTGCTTTCTTAAACTTAAATGAGCATATAATTGCTGCCAAAGGTCGCAAACAAGGCGTTATAAATTCATTTCAAAAGCACGGCTTACCACTCGATGATTTACTCATTGAATCGGTGATTATTGGTCAAGCCGATGGTAGTGAGATTTCTACTTCGAGAGAGTCTGCAGCGCGAGTAATAGACGAGTTTAAACCTGATGCTATTATTTGTGGCCAAGATCCCATGGCGCTGGAAATTTACTTTGTTGTGCATGATAAAGGAATGATCGTTGGTAAGGATATTGGTATAGCAAGTTTTGATGATTGGGGCAGTATTCCACAATTATTACAACCGAATTTAACCACCATGGCATTACCACACCATGCAATGGGACGTTGGGCAATGGAATACCTCATAGAGCAGCGTACTGATATTGTTCATCACAGCCTACCGTTTAATTTGATTGCTCGTGATTCGTTTTAA
- a CDS encoding glycoside hydrolase family 32 protein, which produces MRTVNLVLISSFLAACSMTNPTEQTALKGTDKPSKEAFRPVFHFTPEKHWMNDPNGMVYYQGEYHLFYQHNPDSSVWGPMHWGHAISKDMVNWQHQEIKLFPDEHGTIFSGSAVVDWQNSSGFGSKDNPPLVAIFTYHDDKKAAQGAIDFQTQGIAYSTDKGRTWIKYANNPVLKNPGIRDFRDPKVSWHEDTQQWVMVLAQDDHIGFYSSKDLKTWQFESNFGADWGSHAGVWECPDLIRVRIEGTGEYKYVLLVSINPGAPNGGSGTQYFVGDFDGEEFVLDSDYQKMLTTTPAVFPQGLDFSNFKNGLKNWQVSGEAFHIVNDQPTNTIASSFKGSDEAIGTLTSKSFAINHDFINFKIAGGKHHNSTAIQLLVDGEIVKTASGNNTGTMAERSWNVSQLKGQQAYIKVVDNERGDWGHIKIADIVFSDKAATEKYESSIWLDYGTDNYAGVTFSDAQDGRHLFMGWMSNWQYANQVPTEVWRSAMTIPRELKLLQTPAGVRLASQPIKELDSLLSNTQQKATLTGTNSYQLDELFTVEPGQFKVSFSLSNAEQVTDIVLSSDKGEYTKLQLDPAQGQLVLDRRQSGLKDFEDGFASLQTAPLQKGLEYYDVEIWVDKASVEVFVNKGVSSMTSIVFPTSPYNKIQVSAKQSLSLSDVKLNNIAIEK; this is translated from the coding sequence ATGCGAACCGTTAATTTAGTTTTAATTTCATCATTTTTGGCAGCATGTAGCATGACAAACCCAACTGAACAAACAGCCCTTAAGGGGACAGATAAACCGAGCAAAGAGGCGTTTCGACCTGTTTTTCATTTTACTCCTGAAAAGCATTGGATGAACGATCCTAATGGTATGGTTTACTACCAAGGCGAATATCATCTGTTTTACCAGCATAATCCTGATTCATCTGTATGGGGACCAATGCATTGGGGACATGCAATTAGTAAAGATATGGTTAATTGGCAGCATCAAGAAATTAAGTTGTTTCCTGATGAGCACGGTACTATCTTCTCTGGCAGTGCGGTAGTTGATTGGCAAAATAGCAGCGGCTTTGGCAGTAAAGATAACCCACCATTAGTGGCTATATTTACCTATCATGATGATAAAAAGGCGGCACAGGGAGCGATTGATTTTCAAACGCAAGGTATAGCATATAGCACCGATAAAGGCCGTACATGGATAAAATACGCTAATAATCCGGTATTAAAAAATCCTGGGATCCGTGACTTTCGTGACCCCAAAGTAAGTTGGCATGAAGATACCCAGCAATGGGTTATGGTATTAGCTCAAGATGATCATATTGGCTTTTACAGCTCAAAAGATTTAAAAACATGGCAATTTGAAAGTAACTTCGGCGCTGATTGGGGCAGTCACGCAGGTGTATGGGAGTGTCCAGATCTTATTCGCGTGCGTATTGAAGGCACCGGCGAATATAAATATGTTCTATTAGTGAGTATTAATCCTGGCGCGCCAAATGGCGGTTCTGGTACACAATATTTTGTTGGCGATTTTGACGGTGAAGAATTTGTGTTGGATAGCGATTATCAAAAAATGCTTACAACAACACCTGCCGTTTTCCCTCAAGGGCTTGATTTTTCTAACTTCAAAAATGGCTTAAAAAATTGGCAAGTATCGGGTGAAGCATTTCATATAGTAAATGATCAACCTACAAATACCATTGCCAGTTCTTTTAAAGGCTCGGATGAGGCAATTGGTACCTTAACTTCAAAATCATTTGCGATTAATCATGATTTCATTAACTTCAAAATTGCAGGTGGAAAGCATCACAACAGTACCGCAATACAGTTGTTAGTTGATGGTGAAATAGTTAAAACCGCGAGTGGAAACAATACAGGTACAATGGCCGAGCGTTCTTGGAACGTGAGTCAATTAAAAGGCCAGCAAGCTTATATTAAAGTGGTAGACAATGAACGAGGTGATTGGGGGCATATAAAAATTGCTGATATCGTATTTTCTGATAAAGCAGCAACAGAAAAGTATGAATCGTCAATATGGCTAGACTACGGTACAGATAATTATGCTGGCGTGACTTTTTCTGATGCTCAAGACGGTAGACACTTATTTATGGGATGGATGAGTAACTGGCAATACGCAAACCAAGTACCGACTGAGGTATGGCGCAGTGCAATGACGATTCCCAGAGAATTAAAGTTATTACAAACGCCAGCAGGCGTGCGTTTGGCATCTCAACCTATCAAAGAACTCGATAGTTTACTGAGTAACACACAGCAAAAGGCAACCCTAACTGGCACAAATAGCTACCAGTTAGATGAGCTTTTTACTGTCGAACCTGGGCAATTTAAAGTGAGCTTTAGTTTATCAAACGCTGAGCAAGTTACTGATATTGTGCTTAGCTCTGATAAAGGTGAATACACTAAGCTGCAGTTAGACCCAGCTCAAGGACAACTTGTACTTGACCGAAGACAATCGGGTTTAAAAGATTTTGAAGATGGGTTTGCTTCTTTACAAACTGCGCCATTACAAAAGGGTCTTGAGTATTACGATGTCGAGATATGGGTAGATAAAGCGTCGGTAGAAGTGTTTGTAAATAAAGGGGTTAGCTCTATGACCTCGATTGTTTTTCCAACCTCTCCTTACAATAAAATACAAGTGAGTGCTAAGCAGTCTTTGTCGCTTAGTGACGTTAAGTTAAATAATATAGCAATAGAAAAATAA
- a CDS encoding oligosaccharide MFS transporter yields MSSNYRLLSVILFVYFMAWSFSFSLFPIWLSQEVGLNSAKVGIIFSINSIMALLVMPCYGILQDKLGLQKTLLYFIAFFIMLIGPFVHYVYAPLLQTQFYLAAIFGGAVFSCAFLAGVGTLESYIDKQSRSTNFEFGKARMWGSLGWAMASYFAGLSFNLSPSLNYWLSSIAAVCLMGFLAFVKVAQNQPEIAPSRTFSPVKQLKAFFKIAGLWRLSVFVIGVSCIYAVFDQQFAIYYTSFFDTREQGREFFGYLTSAQVILEAAILYLAVKWVNYMGVKNSLLLSGVLMAIRIYCSGIVSDSISISLLKLLHAIELPLMLIALFKYINMHFDARYSAMIYIIGFQFTTQLVASMLAVGIGVVYDNVGFALAYQYLGLIICVFIVLSFFTLKADAIKTNHEQSN; encoded by the coding sequence ATGAGTAGCAATTATCGACTATTAAGTGTCATTTTGTTTGTTTATTTTATGGCATGGTCTTTTTCATTTTCATTATTTCCTATTTGGCTTAGCCAAGAAGTAGGCCTCAATAGTGCTAAAGTCGGGATAATCTTTAGTATTAATTCCATCATGGCTTTACTCGTAATGCCTTGCTACGGCATCTTGCAAGATAAGCTTGGTTTACAAAAAACACTGCTTTATTTCATTGCATTTTTTATAATGTTAATTGGTCCATTTGTTCATTATGTATACGCGCCACTACTACAAACGCAGTTTTATCTGGCTGCCATTTTTGGCGGTGCCGTTTTTTCATGTGCGTTTTTAGCTGGAGTAGGGACGCTTGAAAGTTATATTGATAAACAAAGTCGCTCGACGAACTTTGAATTTGGTAAAGCTCGAATGTGGGGGTCACTGGGTTGGGCTATGGCAAGCTACTTTGCCGGTTTATCCTTTAATTTATCCCCTAGTTTAAATTATTGGTTATCAAGCATTGCAGCGGTTTGCTTAATGGGTTTTTTAGCCTTTGTTAAGGTCGCACAAAATCAGCCCGAAATAGCGCCTTCTCGGACTTTTTCTCCTGTAAAACAGCTTAAAGCATTTTTTAAAATTGCAGGGCTTTGGCGTTTAAGTGTATTTGTGATCGGTGTTAGTTGTATTTATGCGGTATTTGATCAGCAATTTGCTATTTATTACACCTCTTTTTTTGACACCCGAGAGCAAGGTCGAGAGTTTTTTGGCTATTTAACTTCAGCGCAAGTTATTCTTGAAGCGGCTATTTTGTATTTAGCTGTAAAATGGGTGAATTATATGGGCGTTAAAAATTCGTTGCTGTTAAGTGGTGTATTGATGGCGATACGAATATATTGCTCGGGGATTGTTAGTGACTCTATCAGCATTAGTTTATTGAAATTATTACACGCCATTGAATTACCGCTGATGCTGATTGCGTTATTTAAATATATAAATATGCATTTTGACGCGCGCTATTCAGCGATGATCTATATTATTGGCTTTCAATTTACTACGCAATTGGTGGCGTCAATGTTAGCCGTCGGGATAGGCGTTGTATATGATAATGTAGGCTTTGCGTTAGCCTATCAGTATTTGGGTTTGATTATTTGTGTGTTTATCGTATTGTCGTTTTTTACATTAAAGGCAGATGCGATTAAAACGAATCACGAGCAATCAAATTAA